In a genomic window of Gossypium arboreum isolate Shixiya-1 chromosome 9, ASM2569848v2, whole genome shotgun sequence:
- the LOC108456176 gene encoding polyphenol oxidase, chloroplastic-like, translating into MVSLLPPSVAISGGSGGTTTSFLPKTSQLSIPGKRKPNFISKPVSCKATNGDDQNKFDRRDILLGLGGLYGVSSLNESLAFAKPITGPNFTHCGRPDLPTGAANINCCPPQSTKIVDFVLPPSNAPLRTRPAAHLVNGDYLAKFSKAIELMKALPASDPRSFMQQANVHCAYCDGAYHQLGFPDLDLQVHNSWLFFPFHRFYLYFFEKILGKLIDDPTFAMPFWNWDSPAGMQMPAIYANPNSPLYDKLRNASHKPPTLLDLDYNGIDETLSSKDQISSNLNVMYRQMVSNGKTAKLFLGNAYRAGEEPDPGAGSLENIPHGPVHIWCGDNTQQNFENMGNFYSAGRDPIFYAHHSNVDRVWSVWKTLGGKRTDFTDSDWLDSAFLFYDENANLVRVKVRDCLDTKKLGYEYQNVEIPWIKTKPTPKRVISKVKRALGVANAAETKKKVVRIVKFPLVLDDIVSLEVARPKKSRSRKEKEEEEEVLVIENIEFDRHQVVKFDVYINDEDDTVIGPNNTEFAGSFVNVPHKHKHGKKMATFLRLGLTDLLEELDAEDDDGVVVTLVPKFGKGLAKIGGIKIEFARD; encoded by the coding sequence TCCCAACTTTCAATACCTGGTAAACGAAAGCCAAACTTCATATCCAAACCAGTGTCATGCAAAGCCACAAATGGTGATGATCAAAACAAGTTTGATAGAAGAGACATTCTCCTTGGCCTTGGAGGTCTTTACGGCGTATCATCGCTTAACGAATCGTTAGCATTCGCGAAGCCAATCACCGGCCCGAACTTCACTCATTGCGGTCGACCGGACCTACCTACCGGTGCTGCAAACATCAATTGTTGCCCACCGCAGTCGACGAAAATCGTGGATTTCGTCCTCCCTCCTTCGAATGCCCCATTACGAACTCGACCAGCAGCTCATTTAGTTAATGGTGATTACTTGGCTAAATTTTCCAAGGCCATTGAGCTAATGAAAGCTCTCCCTGCTAGTGATCCACGTAGTTTCATGCAACAAGCAAATGTTCATTGTGCTTATTGTGATGGAGCTTATCATCAATTAGGGTTCCCTGATCTTGATCTTCAAGTTCATAATTCATGGCTGTTTTTCCCCTTTCATAGATTTTATCTTTATTTCTTTGAAAAAATATTGGGGAAATTGATTGATGATCCAACTTTTGCAATGCCATTTTGGAATTGGGATTCTCCGGCCGGCATGCAAATGCCTGCTATTTATGCAAACCCTAATTCTCCCCTCTACGATAAGCTTCGTAACGCCAGTCATAAACCGCCGACCCTCCTCGATCTCGATTACAACGGCATTGATGAAACCTTGTCAAGTAAAGATCAGATATCGAGTAACCTCAACGTCATGTATAGACAAATGGTGTCTAATGGGAAAACTGCTAAACTTTTCCTAGGGAATGCTTATCGTGCCGGGGAGGAACCTGACCCCGGTGCCGGTTCCCTTGAGAACATCCCTCACGGACCGGTCCACATTTGGTGCGGTGACAATACGCAACAGAATTTTGAGAACATGGGGAACTTTTATTCGGCCGGGAGAGACCCTATTTTTTATGCTCATCACTCAAATGTGGACCGGGTGTGGTCGGTTTGGAAGACATTGGGAGGGAAACGAACTGATTTCACCGACTCGGATTGGTTAGAttcggcttttcttttctacgATGAAAATGCTAATCTTGTACGTGTTAAGGTTCGTGATTGCCTTGACACTAAGAAATTAGGATACGAGTATCAAAACGTCGAAATCCCTTGGATAAAAACCAAGCCAACACCTAAAAGGGTTATAAGTAAAGTGAAAAGAGCTTTGGGAGTTGCCAATGCAGCGGAGACAAAGAAAAAGGTTGTAAGAATTGTTAAGTTCCCTCTCGTTTTAGACGATATCGTCAGCCTCGAAGTTGCGAGGCCGAAGAAATCAAGGagtagaaaagaaaaagaagaagaagaggaggtgttGGTGATTGAGAACATCGAATTCGACCGACATCAAGTGGTGAAATTTGATGTGTACATTAACGATGAAGATGACACGGTGATCGGACCAAACAACACTGAATTCGCGGGGAGTTTCGTCAACGTTCCGCATAAACATAAGCATGGGAAGAAAATGGCGACATTTTTGAGGTTAGGGTTGACGGATTTGCTGGAGGAATTGGATGCTGAGGATGATGATGGTGTTGTGGTCACTTTGGTGCCTAAATTTGGTAAGGGTTTAGCTAAGATTGGTGGCATCAAAATTGAGTTTGCTCGAGATTGA